A DNA window from Desulfovibrio desulfuricans DSM 642 contains the following coding sequences:
- the moaC gene encoding cyclic pyranopterin monophosphate synthase MoaC, with translation MNDNFTHLDSQGNVTMVDVGAKTPTERVAIAEAVVELAPATMELLIKNALPKGDVLTCAKIGGIMAAKRTGELIPMCHPLNLTYVDVRFTVTEMPPTVRIEAETRTVGPTGVEMEAIVAAQTAAATIYDMCKAVQRDIVISRVRLLHKRGGKSGEFNASDIDA, from the coding sequence ATGAACGACAACTTTACGCATCTCGACAGCCAGGGCAACGTAACCATGGTGGATGTGGGCGCAAAAACGCCTACAGAACGCGTAGCCATTGCTGAAGCTGTGGTGGAACTGGCCCCGGCCACCATGGAACTACTGATCAAAAACGCCCTGCCCAAGGGCGATGTGCTCACCTGCGCCAAGATTGGCGGCATCATGGCTGCCAAACGCACCGGCGAGCTTATCCCCATGTGCCATCCCCTCAACCTCACCTATGTGGACGTGCGCTTTACCGTAACAGAAATGCCGCCCACGGTGCGTATTGAAGCGGAAACCCGCACGGTCGGCCCCACTGGCGTGGAAATGGAAGCCATTGTTGCGGCCCAGACCGCAGCGGCCACCATTTACGACATGTGCAAGGCCGTGCAACGGGATATCGTCATCAGCCGTGTGCGCCTGCTGCACAAACGCGGCGGCAAAAGCGGCGAATTCAACGCCTCGGATATTGACGCATGA
- the pssA gene encoding CDP-diacylglycerol--serine O-phosphatidyltransferase, whose translation MMAPEVKKPRKGVYLLPNMITTLSMFLGFLSMVWAVQGRFESACLAILLSAVMDGLDGKVARLTNTASEFGVQYDSLSDLVAFGIAPAMLMWQWELSALGRMGLAAAFIYAACGALRLARFNVSTAAVGKRFFIGLPIPAGGCTVVTFVFCAAHFPAIMASALPYMTLVLAIGVGVLMVSKVRYFSFKEYDFLRAHPIRTMLFFLLVLGTVISFPRVMGFVLCAVYIIGGIVYTFVILPRRNRQLLRALSPQSD comes from the coding sequence ATGATGGCCCCGGAAGTTAAAAAGCCGCGCAAGGGAGTATACCTCCTGCCGAACATGATCACGACGTTGAGCATGTTTCTCGGCTTTTTGTCCATGGTCTGGGCCGTGCAGGGGCGTTTTGAATCGGCCTGCCTCGCCATCCTGCTCTCCGCCGTCATGGACGGTCTGGACGGCAAGGTTGCCCGCCTCACCAATACGGCCAGCGAGTTCGGCGTTCAGTACGATTCGCTTTCCGATCTTGTGGCTTTTGGCATTGCCCCGGCCATGCTTATGTGGCAGTGGGAGCTTTCGGCCCTTGGACGCATGGGGCTTGCCGCCGCCTTCATTTACGCTGCCTGCGGCGCTTTGCGCCTTGCGCGTTTTAACGTGAGCACTGCGGCTGTGGGCAAGCGCTTTTTTATCGGTCTGCCCATTCCTGCGGGCGGCTGCACCGTGGTCACCTTTGTTTTTTGCGCCGCGCATTTCCCTGCTATTATGGCTTCGGCCCTGCCCTACATGACCCTTGTTCTCGCCATTGGCGTAGGGGTTTTGATGGTCAGCAAGGTGCGCTATTTTTCCTTCAAGGAATATGATTTCCTGCGCGCCCATCCCATCCGCACCATGCTTTTCTTCCTGCTTGTGCTCGGAACGGTCATTTCCTTTCCGCGCGTCATGGGTTTTGTGCTTTGCGCCGTCTACATCATTGGCGGCATTGTCTACACCTTCGTCATCCTTCCCCGCCGCAATCGTCAGCTACTACGCGCCCTATCGCCCCAGAGCGATTGA
- the lgt gene encoding prolipoprotein diacylglyceryl transferase, which produces MNLSQIDPVALSIGSLQLRWYGLMYLAGFGLGWALGRWRASRPGSGWTAPDVDDLLTCVMIGIILGGRIGYVLFYDLPVYISDPMEILRIWNGGMSFHGGLLGVLGAFWYFARSRGRSFLEVSDFITPLVPQGLFFGRLGNFINGELWGKVSDVPWAIVFPGAGPNPRHPSQLYEAALEGLVLFFMVWIFSSKPRKTGAVSGLFALGYGVFRFAVEFVRMPDVQLGYLAFGWLTMGQLLCVPLILAGLWLVCRKAPVLAPHVPPVENKSRPGGKSPKGRKK; this is translated from the coding sequence ATGAACCTCTCTCAAATCGACCCCGTAGCCCTTTCCATCGGCAGTCTGCAACTGCGCTGGTATGGGCTTATGTATCTGGCGGGCTTTGGTCTTGGCTGGGCTCTTGGCCGCTGGCGCGCCTCGCGCCCCGGCTCCGGCTGGACAGCCCCCGATGTGGACGACCTGCTGACCTGCGTGATGATCGGCATCATCCTGGGCGGCAGAATCGGTTACGTGCTGTTTTATGACCTGCCTGTCTACATAAGCGACCCCATGGAGATTCTGCGCATCTGGAACGGCGGCATGTCCTTTCATGGCGGGCTGCTGGGCGTGCTTGGCGCATTCTGGTATTTTGCCCGCTCGCGGGGAAGGTCGTTTCTGGAAGTTTCTGACTTCATCACCCCGCTGGTGCCGCAGGGTCTCTTTTTCGGACGGCTCGGCAACTTCATCAACGGCGAGTTGTGGGGCAAGGTCAGCGATGTGCCGTGGGCCATTGTGTTTCCCGGTGCCGGGCCTAATCCGCGCCATCCATCGCAGCTTTACGAGGCTGCGCTTGAAGGGCTTGTGCTCTTTTTCATGGTGTGGATTTTTTCTTCCAAACCAAGAAAGACGGGGGCGGTCTCAGGCCTGTTCGCCCTGGGCTACGGCGTGTTCCGCTTTGCCGTGGAATTTGTGCGCATGCCTGACGTGCAGCTTGGCTATCTGGCCTTTGGCTGGCTGACAATGGGCCAGCTGCTCTGCGTGCCGCTCATACTGGCGGGCCTGTGGCTGGTGTGCCGCAAGGCCCCGGTGCTTGCCCCCCACGTGCCCCCTGTGGAGAACAAATCCCGCCCCGGTGGCAAATCGCCCAAGGGACGCAAGAAATAA
- a CDS encoding phosphatidylglycerophosphatase A family protein: MSFFDKLILSFCRMGVAGLDPKAPGTWGTAIACLLAPYIFLPLSLPWRAVLLVVIFVVGGLASTRAEHLLERKDPGEVVIDELVGVWLVLLPFESPSFWLVLAAFAFFRLFDICKPWPVRASENWLPAGFGIMIDDVVAGVWALLCVALLRVLGLV, translated from the coding sequence ATGAGTTTTTTTGACAAGCTGATTCTGTCGTTTTGCCGTATGGGCGTTGCCGGGCTTGACCCCAAGGCCCCGGGCACATGGGGCACCGCCATAGCCTGCCTGCTGGCGCCGTATATTTTTCTGCCCCTGTCCCTTCCGTGGCGGGCCGTGCTGCTGGTCGTGATTTTTGTGGTCGGCGGCCTGGCCTCCACGCGCGCCGAGCATTTGCTTGAGCGCAAAGACCCCGGCGAGGTGGTCATCGACGAGTTGGTAGGGGTGTGGCTTGTGCTGCTGCCTTTTGAAAGCCCCAGTTTCTGGCTGGTGCTGGCGGCTTTTGCCTTTTTCCGGCTGTTCGACATCTGCAAGCCGTGGCCCGTGCGGGCTTCTGAAAACTGGCTGCCCGCAGGGTTTGGCATCATGATTGATGATGTTGTGGCTGGCGTGTGGGCCTTGCTGTGCGTGGCTCTGCTGCGTGTACTGGGCCTTGTGTAG
- a CDS encoding 3-isopropylmalate dehydratase large subunit produces MPQTLAQKILQAHTDEVVERDGQIVQCRVSLVLANDITGPLAIKSFKGMGAEKVFDKDKIALVMDHFTPQKDIDSANQVMVTRKFAEEQNITHYYEGGDCGVEHTLLPEQGLVGPGDVVIGADSHTCTYGGIGAFATGMGSTDIAAAMALGETWFKVPSTIRVNIDGQMPKWLRGKDLMLMLIGAIGVDGALYKALEFGGSVVDDLSVEGRLCMANMAIEAGGKVGLFAVDAKTRAYCAEHKRPGLTQDLAADPGAVYERVVNIDVTGKEPVVACPHLPSNVKPVSEVRDTPIQQVVIGSCTNGRISDMRDAAEVLRGRKVARHLRCIVLPSTPTVWKQCLKEGLIETFMESGCVVGPCTCGPCLGGHMGILGDGERAVATTNRNFKGRMGSLSSEVYLASPIVAAASAIAGCVAGPDQL; encoded by the coding sequence ATGCCACAGACGCTTGCGCAAAAAATTTTGCAAGCCCACACAGACGAAGTTGTGGAACGGGACGGCCAGATTGTTCAGTGCCGCGTGTCGCTGGTGCTCGCCAACGACATCACCGGGCCGCTGGCCATCAAATCTTTCAAGGGAATGGGCGCGGAAAAGGTTTTTGACAAAGACAAGATCGCTCTGGTCATGGATCACTTTACGCCGCAAAAAGATATTGATTCCGCCAATCAGGTCATGGTGACGCGCAAATTCGCCGAAGAACAGAACATCACCCACTATTATGAAGGCGGCGACTGCGGCGTGGAACACACCCTGCTGCCCGAGCAGGGTCTTGTGGGCCCCGGCGATGTGGTCATTGGCGCAGACAGCCATACCTGCACCTACGGCGGCATCGGCGCTTTTGCCACGGGCATGGGCTCTACCGATATTGCCGCCGCAATGGCGCTGGGCGAAACCTGGTTCAAGGTGCCGTCCACCATCCGCGTCAATATTGACGGTCAGATGCCCAAGTGGCTGCGCGGCAAGGATCTGATGCTCATGCTCATCGGCGCTATCGGCGTGGACGGCGCTCTCTACAAGGCCCTGGAATTCGGCGGCTCTGTGGTGGACGACCTTTCTGTTGAAGGCCGCCTGTGCATGGCAAACATGGCCATTGAAGCGGGCGGCAAGGTGGGCCTGTTTGCGGTGGACGCCAAGACGCGCGCCTACTGCGCGGAGCACAAGCGCCCTGGCCTGACGCAGGATCTGGCCGCAGACCCAGGCGCTGTTTACGAGCGCGTGGTCAATATTGACGTGACCGGCAAGGAGCCAGTAGTGGCCTGCCCGCACCTGCCCTCCAACGTCAAACCTGTTTCCGAGGTGCGTGATACGCCCATCCAGCAGGTGGTTATCGGTTCCTGCACCAATGGCCGCATCAGCGACATGCGCGATGCCGCCGAAGTGCTGCGGGGCCGCAAGGTTGCCAGGCACCTGCGCTGCATTGTGCTGCCCTCCACGCCCACGGTGTGGAAGCAGTGCCTCAAGGAAGGCCTCATTGAAACCTTCATGGAATCCGGCTGCGTGGTCGGCCCCTGCACATGCGGCCCCTGCCTTGGCGGTCACATGGGCATCCTGGGCGATGGCGAACGCGCTGTGGCCACCACCAACCGCAATTTCAAGGGCCGCATGGGCAGCCTGAGTTCCGAGGTTTATCTGGCAAGCCCCATCGTGGCAGCCGCTTCGGCCATTGCGGGTTGCGTGGCCGGGCCTGATCAGCTCTAG
- a CDS encoding metal-dependent hydrolase gives MDPITHAASGAVAMLAMPNRPASRWAVPLAALAAASPDVDVLMANTPLQFLLLHRGITHSLFFAPLLGLVLALVGCSLWRAQTPGHWRFAKTWLFMTAMVLLHIWLDCITTYGTMIFVPFSHMRVRLNAVFIIDLLVTLPLLWAIWRWRAQRGLLLMAMAWLFVYPGISIGLNAWHTAQTRERLTAEGRAPQEIVVLPDAFSPFFWRALYSEATPNGDMVYTQGMNALGTPRGPETAATALPDSLARNLARQSVVADAFLNFTLLPVVAPLPADMLPADTPQATQPANAPALTYAMIHDQRFGSSLAIVRKIMNMRPSADIPFKYMVELAPAPLPADSDALAENSAQENAATAGPLVSTSAAFPQRLLRERIRFSDSGRDSFWQAPRPPTTPPLLQWLVGLR, from the coding sequence ATGGATCCAATAACTCACGCCGCAAGCGGCGCGGTGGCCATGCTTGCTATGCCCAACCGCCCTGCGAGCCGCTGGGCTGTGCCCCTGGCCGCCCTGGCCGCCGCCTCTCCCGATGTTGATGTGCTGATGGCGAACACCCCCCTGCAATTTTTGCTATTGCACCGGGGCATTACGCATTCCCTGTTTTTTGCCCCGCTGCTGGGGCTGGTGCTGGCGCTCGTGGGCTGCTCGCTGTGGCGGGCGCAAACGCCCGGTCACTGGCGGTTTGCCAAAACATGGCTGTTCATGACGGCTATGGTCTTGCTGCATATCTGGCTGGACTGCATCACCACCTACGGCACCATGATCTTTGTGCCATTCTCGCACATGCGGGTGCGGCTGAACGCGGTGTTTATCATTGATCTGCTGGTCACCCTGCCCCTGCTATGGGCCATCTGGCGCTGGCGCGCACAGCGCGGCCTCCTGCTGATGGCGATGGCGTGGCTCTTTGTCTATCCCGGCATTTCCATAGGCCTCAACGCCTGGCATACGGCGCAGACCCGCGAACGCCTCACGGCGGAAGGCCGCGCACCTCAGGAAATTGTGGTGCTGCCGGATGCCTTTTCGCCCTTTTTCTGGCGCGCCCTGTATTCGGAAGCCACACCCAACGGGGACATGGTGTACACTCAAGGGATGAACGCCCTTGGCACCCCCCGAGGCCCGGAAACTGCCGCCACCGCCCTGCCCGACAGCCTGGCCCGTAACCTTGCGCGGCAGTCTGTTGTGGCCGATGCTTTTTTGAATTTCACCCTGCTGCCAGTGGTGGCCCCCCTGCCAGCCGACATGCTGCCCGCCGATACTCCGCAGGCAACGCAGCCAGCAAACGCCCCCGCCCTCACCTATGCGATGATCCACGACCAGCGGTTTGGCAGCAGCCTTGCCATTGTGCGCAAAATCATGAACATGCGCCCAAGCGCGGACATTCCTTTTAAATATATGGTGGAGCTGGCCCCTGCGCCGCTGCCTGCCGATTCGGACGCCCTTGCCGAAAATTCCGCTCAGGAAAATGCCGCAACCGCAGGGCCGCTCGTATCCACAAGCGCCGCTTTTCCGCAGAGACTGTTGCGGGAGCGGATACGCTTTTCTGACAGCGGACGCGATTCTTTCTGGCAAGCGCCCCGCCCGCCCACAACTCCCCCGCTGCTGCAATGGCTTGTGGGCTTGCGCTGA
- a CDS encoding 2-isopropylmalate synthase yields MNNRVYFFDTTLRDGEQSPGATMNLQEKLRVAHQLEVLGVDIMEAGFPASSPGDFESVQRIASQAGDIQVAGLARCVPNDIDRCWEAVKVAKNPRIHVFLSTSPLHMKHKLRKDPEDVLKMIVEGVKRCATYTSNVEFSLEDFSRTEGDFACRVVEAAINAGASTINLPDTVGYAEPQEYAALLDHVIKNTPNSDKAIFSVHCHNDLGLAVANTLAAFRVGVRQAEVTLCGIGERAGNAALEEVVMNLRVRHDYYQLEHNIVTEQLYPSCRLLSMTIGQPIANNKAIVGANAFAHESGIHQDGMLKNRETYEIMTPQSVGRTESNLVIGKHSGRNAVRNKFESMGYKLDDEQLNLVFEAVKQLADRKKTLHDDDLMALVQEEVYRMPDLFRLRHVSVQSSDTGGVPPTAAVIMDIKGIESSGAGFGVGPVDALFNVIADMVGRQPELEQYAINAITGGTDAQGEVTVRLREGEVSAVGRGTHPDIFVASARAYVNALNHLFKKEQEGPRLHCQHD; encoded by the coding sequence ATGAACAACCGCGTCTATTTTTTCGACACCACCTTGCGCGATGGCGAGCAGTCGCCCGGCGCCACCATGAACTTGCAGGAAAAGCTGCGTGTAGCCCATCAGCTTGAAGTACTCGGCGTGGACATTATGGAAGCGGGCTTTCCCGCCTCCAGCCCCGGCGATTTCGAGTCTGTGCAGCGCATTGCCTCACAGGCTGGCGATATTCAGGTGGCGGGCCTTGCCCGTTGCGTTCCCAATGATATCGACCGCTGCTGGGAAGCCGTGAAAGTGGCTAAAAATCCCCGCATCCATGTCTTTTTGTCCACATCTCCCCTGCACATGAAGCACAAGCTGCGCAAAGATCCCGAAGACGTACTTAAGATGATCGTCGAGGGCGTCAAGCGCTGCGCCACATATACCAGCAACGTGGAATTTTCCCTTGAGGATTTTTCGCGCACCGAGGGCGATTTTGCCTGCCGTGTGGTCGAGGCCGCCATCAATGCCGGAGCCAGCACCATCAATCTGCCCGATACCGTGGGCTATGCCGAACCGCAGGAATACGCCGCGCTGCTTGACCACGTCATCAAGAACACGCCCAACAGCGACAAGGCCATCTTCAGCGTACACTGCCACAACGACCTCGGCCTTGCCGTGGCCAACACCTTGGCCGCCTTCCGCGTGGGCGTGCGCCAGGCAGAGGTTACGCTGTGCGGCATAGGCGAGCGCGCCGGTAATGCCGCCCTTGAAGAAGTGGTCATGAACCTGCGTGTGCGCCACGATTATTACCAGCTTGAGCACAACATCGTCACCGAGCAGCTTTACCCCTCGTGCCGCCTGCTTTCCATGACCATTGGTCAGCCCATTGCCAACAACAAGGCCATTGTGGGCGCCAATGCCTTTGCGCACGAGTCGGGCATCCATCAGGACGGCATGCTCAAGAACCGCGAAACTTACGAGATCATGACCCCGCAGTCTGTGGGCCGCACCGAGAGCAATCTTGTGATCGGCAAGCACTCTGGCCGCAACGCCGTGCGCAACAAGTTTGAGAGCATGGGCTACAAGCTGGACGACGAGCAGCTCAACCTCGTGTTTGAAGCTGTGAAGCAGCTGGCTGACCGCAAGAAAACCCTGCATGACGATGACCTCATGGCCCTTGTGCAGGAAGAAGTCTACCGCATGCCCGATCTTTTCCGCCTGCGCCATGTGAGCGTGCAGAGTTCCGATACGGGCGGCGTGCCGCCCACGGCTGCCGTCATTATGGACATCAAGGGGATTGAAAGCAGCGGCGCTGGCTTTGGCGTTGGCCCTGTGGACGCCCTGTTCAACGTGATCGCCGACATGGTGGGCCGCCAGCCCGAACTTGAGCAGTACGCCATCAACGCCATCACTGGCGGCACCGATGCCCAGGGTGAAGTGACCGTGCGTCTGCGCGAGGGTGAAGTGAGCGCCGTGGGGCGCGGTACCCATCCGGATATTTTTGTTGCCAGCGCACGCGCTTACGTCAACGCCCTTAACCACCTGTTCAAGAAGGAACAGGAAGGACCGAGGCTGCACTGCCAGCACGATTAA
- a CDS encoding chemotaxis protein, producing the protein MNRKSVACLFVLLLAAVGGLGGCGPKDIGAGSSSESDSQPQGVSVEDQLRYPVYGSNNTQRMLYYQNRPDVMANMQQWRMQQFRRMNGLDTDVNPEDPQYRSVPKQRSPFRQ; encoded by the coding sequence ATGAACAGAAAATCCGTTGCCTGCCTTTTTGTACTACTGCTGGCCGCCGTTGGCGGACTGGGTGGTTGCGGTCCCAAGGACATCGGCGCGGGTTCCTCCAGCGAGAGCGATTCGCAGCCTCAGGGCGTGAGCGTGGAAGATCAGTTGCGCTACCCTGTGTACGGATCAAACAACACCCAGCGCATGCTCTATTATCAAAACCGCCCCGATGTCATGGCCAACATGCAGCAATGGCGCATGCAGCAGTTTCGCCGCATGAACGGCCTTGATACGGACGTAAACCCCGAAGACCCGCAATACAGGTCTGTGCCCAAGCAGCGCAGCCCGTTCAGGCAGTAA
- a CDS encoding restriction endonuclease, whose protein sequence is MALISVQRIGELIQALFRILEKEPDGMKAREALAALAGAVPLTEYEAGSYESGRRFEKIVRFATVDTVRAGWLIKDGGIWTLTASGADALRKFKDPAAFYQEASRRYRLWHKQHKGTLSPSPVVADEPVDGLEGEDQSEKSVSVSYEEAREQAQEQIDSFLHSMEPYEFQKLVGELLKAIGYHVTWIAPPGKDGGVDILAYTDPLGTQGPRIKVQVKQQQKAVTEPDLKSFMANIGQHDSGIFFCTGGFTRDAENYARSQESKRIMLIDSAKLVQLWTDNIPRLTDQAWQRLPLTPIYFLTPEG, encoded by the coding sequence GTGGCTCTGATAAGCGTTCAACGTATAGGAGAACTAATTCAAGCGCTCTTCCGCATTCTTGAGAAAGAGCCGGATGGAATGAAGGCAAGGGAAGCCCTTGCAGCTTTGGCTGGCGCCGTGCCTCTCACTGAATACGAAGCTGGGAGCTATGAAAGTGGGCGACGATTTGAAAAGATCGTGCGTTTCGCAACAGTAGACACCGTGCGTGCTGGTTGGCTCATCAAAGATGGCGGTATATGGACGCTCACGGCATCAGGTGCAGATGCCTTGAGAAAATTTAAGGATCCAGCAGCGTTTTATCAAGAAGCCTCGCGCCGCTACAGGCTCTGGCACAAGCAGCACAAAGGAACACTATCGCCTAGCCCTGTTGTGGCAGACGAGCCGGTGGACGGCTTGGAAGGTGAAGATCAGAGCGAAAAAAGTGTAAGTGTTTCTTATGAGGAAGCTAGAGAGCAAGCTCAGGAGCAAATTGATTCCTTCCTCCACTCCATGGAGCCATATGAATTTCAGAAGCTTGTGGGAGAGCTGCTCAAAGCTATTGGTTACCATGTGACCTGGATTGCACCCCCCGGTAAGGACGGTGGCGTAGATATTTTGGCTTATACCGATCCTCTTGGGACGCAAGGTCCAAGGATCAAGGTGCAGGTTAAACAACAGCAAAAAGCTGTTACAGAGCCAGATTTAAAATCTTTTATGGCCAATATCGGTCAGCATGACAGTGGCATTTTCTTTTGTACTGGTGGATTCACTCGCGATGCTGAAAATTACGCGCGCAGCCAAGAGAGCAAAAGGATTATGCTTATTGATAGTGCTAAGCTGGTACAACTCTGGACAGACAATATTCCCCGCCTCACCGATCAGGCTTGGCAGAGATTGCCGCTAACTCCCATTTATTTTTTGACTCCTGAAGGATAG
- a CDS encoding phosphatidylserine decarboxylase family protein yields the protein MRAPNCGITPEGWPCIGLTAFSALVFACMGWWLLAVIFLALCWFSMHFFRDPERVVPQGEGLAVSPADGKVVRIEERPDPFTDEPKLCISIFMNVFSVHVNRAPVAGTVEDIRYFPGAFVNAAFDKASTHNERCAYSMRDADGNPWTMVQIAGLIARRIVCRVDEGDALARGERYGMIRFGSRVDLYLPQGYVAATRIGEQVFAGQSVVARAK from the coding sequence ATGCGTGCACCCAATTGCGGCATCACCCCCGAAGGTTGGCCTTGCATCGGCCTTACCGCGTTCAGCGCGTTGGTTTTTGCCTGTATGGGCTGGTGGCTTCTGGCCGTGATTTTTCTGGCCCTCTGCTGGTTCAGCATGCACTTTTTCCGCGATCCCGAGCGGGTTGTGCCGCAGGGCGAGGGGCTTGCCGTAAGCCCTGCGGACGGCAAGGTTGTCCGCATTGAGGAACGCCCCGACCCATTCACCGATGAGCCCAAGCTGTGCATTAGCATTTTTATGAACGTGTTCAGCGTACACGTGAACCGCGCCCCCGTGGCGGGAACCGTTGAAGACATCCGCTATTTCCCCGGCGCGTTTGTCAATGCCGCTTTTGACAAGGCCTCCACGCACAATGAGCGCTGCGCCTACAGCATGCGCGATGCGGACGGCAACCCCTGGACCATGGTGCAGATTGCCGGGCTTATCGCCCGCCGCATTGTCTGCCGCGTTGACGAAGGCGATGCCCTTGCCCGGGGGGAACGCTACGGCATGATCCGCTTTGGCTCGCGAGTTGACCTTTACCTTCCTCAGGGATATGTTGCGGCCACGCGCATCGGCGAACAGGTCTTCGCCGGGCAGAGCGTGGTGGCTAGAGCGAAGTAG
- the infA gene encoding translation initiation factor IF-1 codes for MAKEGSIEVDGVVQEALPNAMFRVELENGHEVLAHISGKMRKFYIRILPGDRVKVELSPYDLTRGRITYRMK; via the coding sequence ATGGCCAAGGAAGGATCAATCGAAGTAGACGGCGTGGTGCAGGAAGCTCTGCCCAACGCCATGTTCCGTGTGGAACTGGAGAACGGCCACGAAGTTCTGGCCCACATTTCCGGCAAGATGCGCAAGTTTTACATCCGCATTCTGCCCGGCGACCGCGTCAAGGTGGAGCTTTCCCCTTACGACCTCACCCGCGGGCGCATCACCTACCGCATGAAGTAG